One window from the genome of Malus domestica chromosome 01, GDT2T_hap1 encodes:
- the LOC103439520 gene encoding uncharacterized protein has protein sequence MARWSAENATKAYLKTLKMGQKANEPDVIEFISALAAGNNAKLMVVACAGAADSKTLALAAAAQQTGGRVVCILRSNEELHLSEKVLGVNVCHIEFVIGEAQNLLLNYYKEADFVLIDCNLKNHEAVLRAVQVGRKQNGATVVGHNAFGKGSWRSGGSRTQLLPIGGGLLVTRIAAENDTAKMIGKKSHWVVRVDKCTGEEHVFRVRSSFPHGKGISA, from the coding sequence GGCCAGAAGGCAAACGAGCCAGATGTGATCGAGTTCATTTCAGCCCTAGCAGCGGGCAACAATGCAAAGCTAATGGTTGTTGCATGCGCTGGAGCTGCCGACTCCAAAACCCTAGCCCTAGCTGCCGCTGCTCAGCAAACTGGCGGCAGAGTTGTATGCATTCTTCGCAGTAACGAAGAATTACACTTGTCTGAAAAAGTCCTCGGCGTCAACGTTTGTCACATTGAGTTTGTTATTGGAGAAGCTCAAAATCTTCTTTTAAATTACTACAAGGAGGCGGATTTCGTGCTTATCGATTGCAACCTCAAGAACCACGAGGCAGTTCTTAGAGCGGTACAGGTGGGGAGGAAGCAAAACGGAGCTACTGTTGTGGGGCATAACGCTTTCGGAAAAGGGTCATGGCGGTCCGGCGGATCAAGGACTCAGTTGTTGCCTATCGGAGGAGGGTTGCTGGTTACAAGAATAGCAGCAGAAAATGATACTGCAAAAATGATTGGAAAAAAGAGTCATTGGGTTGTGAGGGTTGATAAATGCACCGGTGAAGAGCATGTGTTTAGGGTTAGATCATCGTTTCCACATGGGAAAGGGATTTCAGCTTAG